The Malus sylvestris chromosome 3, drMalSylv7.2, whole genome shotgun sequence genomic sequence ttatacTCATCTTATACGGTAGTTGTCCCTATTTAGGGACTTCACAAGAGATGCTCTTAAGCCTCCAAAACAAGGGCATTATCAAAATTTTTGTTAGTCTCTTATGAGTCAAAATTTTTTGGTACTAAATATAGCTAAGTAAGAGCATATGAAAGCCTTTTGGAGATGCTTTAGGTGAGTAGCATTGTATACCTACATGACTACgattgtttttttccttttcatttgttATTAATGGTTGAGGTGATAGTCTTGACTACaaacttatttaaaaaaaatagtcaaAATTATCGCCTCATCTCGAGACTATCGACCCTAAACCCTTGTAAAGCATTGTTTGATGTAGTAGGGTTTTAAGTAGGATTATGATCACTTACACATTAGTTATTACAATTAGGTCAAATTGGATAAATGATTCATGTGGTCATAAGATATTTTGAAGATAACTCATGTGCTAAAAAAGCtcggatttaaacccatgtggtgtactccgttagcaaatttagtccaaaagtgaTTTTTCCGTTAACTATCTGTTAATACATGGGTAAAATTGTACTTTGATGtgtgcaccttcttcttcttgcatctCCCTTATGCAACCCCCAAACTCACTTCGtgaaagagaaaaaggagagaccATTTTCAGTTTTCCACAGAGCTACCACCGCAACCATGGCAGCCACCGTGTCTCCGTGGGCCAAACCCGACGATTGGGCCTTCCCCGCCAAGGAGCAGCAAGCTAAACTCGAACAGCAAGCCAAAGAGGAACAACAATGCGCACCGCCCTTCGCTGACTTTCCATCTCTCTTAGCAGTCGCCGCCACTAAgcccaagaagaagaaacagactATCTTCCTCGCCGAGTTCAATACCTTTGGGGTGCCTAAACCCAAGTCTGCAGAGCATTCCGTGCCCCTGACCCACGAGGACAAGATGTTTTTGCCGACCGGTCTGCGCGAGCTAACCGCCGAGAAGCTTGATCGAAATATGCTCGACGGCAAATTCAAGACTTATGGGTCGATCGGGGAAACAACAGGTATTCCAATGGTGACGAGTTGATGGATTCGAAGTGGGGTTAGAGGAAGGAAGGTGGGTTGGGGAAGGAATCAAATCGAGATGAACCTTCAAGGGCAGATGAGATTGATGATTGGGGTGCCACGAAGAAATCGATGCCAGAAATTCCTTTAAGAAGAGGGAGCGAGGAGGAAGAGGTAGTTTTTTGTGTGGGTCACAATCAAAGGCTGATGAATCCGACAACTGGTCGAATAAGAGTGCACATGTCAAAGTACAATTTTACCCATGTATTAACAGATAGTTAACGGAAAAAtcacttttggactaaatttgctaacggaGTACACCACAAGGGTTTATATTAGAGTTTTTTTAGCACATGGGCTATCTtctgaataccttatgaccacatggatcatttatccgatttggccTTACAATTATTATTGCTTTCCTATTTGTTCAAAATTAGGTCCTCATAAATACACCTCTTGTGACTCTATAAGAATTAAGTCTGGGAAACTATAGTCTTTTTAAGTTACATAATTTAAAGTTTGcaactcaaaattttcttcttttcatgtcctttaatttttaaacaGAGTTTTCTTATCAAAAAGATACACACACCCATTAAACCCACAAATGTTCAGTCCTATTAGAATGAAAATTGTATAAATGCAACCCTAAGTTTACCCATTGGTATAATGCCTTCCCTAATACAAAAATGTTGCCACTTAGTAGTACGATCTggtagtattcttcttcacttgtaagtgaaatgtcttaggttcgattctcgttaaagaagaatttgaacaacattattactaactcattgtgaggcttagcccacccCCTTACCAtcttagtgtagatactattttttgttcaaaaataaaaaatgtcattctcaaaagaaaataaataaaaatagaagaaTGTGTAAGTAAGGAAATTTTGTCAAAAGAAAGAGTtgtggaagttttttttttcaaaggtgGGTCTAAATGAGAAAATGATGGGGATAATATAGAAAGAGTGGGACCCCAGTTGTGGAATGTAAATAAAAATGGACTAATGGAGCATTGGATGCCAAATTTACCCCTGACATTTtggaaattaagaaaaataggAGCAAAAAACATGAAAAGCAAAAATGCAAggaccaaaaaagaaaagaaaagaaaaaaagataaagTGAAGATGCAAAGCATACGTAAACCGGAATAAGCGGATTAAATAATCCGCTGATTTAATTAATTTCCTCCCTCTTTCTCACTGCTACATTCTAAGCcttcactcactctctctctctctctctctctccctctctcctctgAGCTTACTCAGATCCAGGTAAGGTATGCCTCTGCTTCAATCTCTCAAGCTTTTACTACATATCTGTTTGAAGTAGTTAAGGTTTAGATACAAGCTTTTACCTTCTGTTTGGTCTCTGAGAAATGGGACAGAAAATCTAAGCAGAAAAACACTGTTTGCATTTTTCTGGGGGTTTAATGTTTTGTGTTTTAGTTCAGTCTTCTAGGACGAAATCGAAGTTTAGGATTCAAGGTTATAGTTTTCTTAGTCATTGTTCTGTTTTTAGCTACGGATATTTGCTTGCGTGTGCGTGTAAATTGATTTTCCTTCACATTCAACGTTACTGTTTCTTTAAGATTAAAGTTTTGATTGTTCTTACAACATAAAGGAagggtttaatttcttttcaaaaaatgaagtttcttttcttctgtttataatttttaattttgttgtttctattttttacgggttttttatttgaaatgTTTGTATTTTTAAGGGTTAAGCTGCAGAAAGAGCTCCTTGTGATCTCAGTTTAGTTGGTGAGGAAactaaagaaagaaggaaacacGTTGtagttttgtgtttgatttcgaAGTTCGAACTTTGGCGCGTGTGTTCATGTTTCCATTTCAGATTTCTCAAAGAATAAATGAATACAATCGAGAAATATTTTTTTGCCAAGATTAACATTTGATGACAAAATGCCATTTTTGAAGAACAGTAGTTGAAATGTTCTGCTAAAGTAATTACCTTGTAGTTCTTCCAATATTCTGTAAACCGGATGGCTTTTCAGTTTCTATATTCTGCATGTGGTGAGGGACGCGTGGGGTTATGGGTTACAATTAGTATAGGTCCAGGGTTCAATTCCCTCTAATGAAGCCGGAAAATAATCCTTTTCAACCTTAAATATAAACATCAACTGATTGGGGGTAGGGGTGGTTTGTCTTTCTAGTTATTACAAGGTGACTTTGTTTTCTGACAGTTCGGATATTAACAGACggtggttatggtggtggtTCTTGATGTAGGACTTGAATTGTCTCGTCGATGTGTATGTAGTAATTCAAGTTTGTTGCTGATCATACGTTGTTGTAGAATGGCTTGAAGTTTTGTAATCTGGAAGAAGATAATGGAAGAAATACAATCACAATCGGATAATTATAGGTCTTCCTCGTCTTCAGCAAGTAGTCCAGCAAGTCGGGTACCCTCAAGTAACTTTTTCTACTTGCGCAAAACTGGCTCACTCAGACAGCCCATCTCATTTGAGGATTCACCCGAATGGGAGGATACAGATATTGATGTTAGGGTGGAGGAAGGAGGTGACTCCATCAACATTGCAACCACTCCGGTCTCCGCATCTCTTTCGAAGCTTAATAGTGGGTCCTTGCCATCCCCACCATTACCAGAGGGTGCAAATGTAGTAAGAAAGATTGCAGGGGCTTCACTTGTGTGGAAAGATTTGACAGTTACAATTAAGGGGAAAAGAAAGTACTCTGAGAAGGTTATGAAGAGTTCAAATGGTTATGCTTTGCCAGGAACTATAACAGTAATTATGGGTCCTGCTAAGTCGGGGAAGTCGACACTACTAAGGGCTCTTGCAGGTCCTTAAGCTTGCTTGTTATatctaaatttctaattgtgCATAGAATTGTGCCTTCTCTTATTTTTGCATGCTTGAGTTCTAAGAATTGTTTGTTTACCTTGCTTAGGAAGATTGCCTCACTCAGCCAGAATGTATGGTGAGGTTTTTGTGAATGGCTCAAAGTCGCCCATGCCGTATGGTTCATACGTAAGTTCCACCTAATCATCACCATTCTTTTCAGTCTTTTATGCTGTTTGCAGTTCATACATTCACTTAATTGCTTTCCCACTTTTACCCAATTAGTCTTGGGCTCTACTGACAATTTTATTCTCTTACATTTTGTTTGTCATGAGTCTCTGTTGCGACTGTTCCTCTTATAATTTTTCTGTTATTTCTGTTACACTCGCACACACATTTGGTGATTTTCTTTAAAGAAAAGTTACTCAAGTGATAATGTTAGCATCTGCTCTCAAATTAGTTTCAGTTTACATCTTCCTTTCTTCAAAACGATGAGTACGAGTTAAATGAAATTTGAAACATATAGGTTATCATTTTTAAACAACTACTATttttgttagagatgtgattcaTCTCACTCATCATTAGGATAATCCAAACCATGAAAGAAgtgattgataaaaaaaaatagagaaatgccTAAACAGTCTCTGTTCCCATGCTGCCAAGCCTGCATTAGTGTGGGTCGAAAGCCAGGCTTGTTGTCGTTACTCCATTGGGCCTTGACTTTTTCAGGCTTCTCAATTTGCACCATTTGAACTTTCACAACCCTTTCCTGTATGGCATAATGGCATGTCCTAGGTGGAGCAGTTGATAGATTTTTCTCATTGCAAATTACGTGGTTGCAATGTTAGCTTTACTGACGATTAATtactttttcattttgtttctttaaagGTCACATTGTTTTTCTATGGCTCAACTCTGTGTCTGTGGACTCTGGCTTCATGTTTGTTAATCCAACTTGCAGGGTTTTGTTGAGAGGGAAATCACTCTAATTGGATCCCTCACTGTTCGGGAGTTTCTGTATTACTCCGCTCTTCTTCAGCTTCCTGGTTTCTTTTGTCAGAAAAAGAGCGTAGTAGAGGATGCCATCCATGCCATGTCACTGGGTGATTGTGCAAACAAATTGATAGGCGGTTACTGTAATATGAAGGGCCTTCCAAATGGCGATAGAAGGCGTGTTAGCATCGCTCGAGAGCTTGTGATGAGGCCACATATTTTATTCATAGATGAGCCTCTTTACCATCTTGATAGGTAATTTTTATTCTGTTCGCCGTGCTCTCTACATTATTCCATGGTGCACAACCCTATCCGTGGCCTGTATCACTATTTTGTGTATAACCATAAGCAACCAAATTATTTTCCATGGAAGCATTTCCAACTAAAGCATGAGTTTGGATAATTGTTTTTGAAGTATCTCAGTTGCATTATGTATTTCGAAGGAATCGCAACTGGTCTGAGATATTAAAGTTGGTGTGCTAAGGAATCTACTTGATGATTTCCAAGAATAATTTGGCTGACTCTAGAACTGATATAATATGAGGTTATTGCTGCATTGTTTCCTGAGGGATCAGGCAGCACCATTGAATTGTTTTGTTAGGTCTTTACCGCGGGGACTCCATGCTCATGACCAATAGTCTTCCTATTGAATATATTTGATTCCTTGAAGTACCATGACTGAAgtggttttgttttttcagtGTCTCCGCACTTCTGATGATGGTAACGCTGAAGAAACTTGCAAGTACAGGTTGCACCGTTGTATTTACCATTTACCAAAGCAGCACAGAAGTATTCGGCCTTTTTGATCGGATATGTCTTCTTTCAAATGGAAACACCTTGTTTTTTGGGGAAACCTTGGCTTGTTTGCAGGTAAATGACATTTAAATGTCTGTTTTGTCATTAACTTTTTAATCCTGGACTCGCTGACCCTAAAATAAGTCTGATTTGTCATTAACTCTTTAAACAAGTTACTATTTACTGATTAGTGTTCTGTGATTATTGTAAGAgagaagaaattcaagaaatcatttatgttttaaaaatcaaaattcttaatttcatgtttttgtttttattattttttgttcttttatgtttttggaAGCTAATTGGAGAGTTGTAGATAAGTGCTAACATACACTTTATGTTGATCCAGCACTTCTCAAACGCTGGATTTCCTTGTCCGATTATGCAAAGTCCGTCAGATCACTTTTTACGGGCAATAAATACAGATTTTGACAAGATCATTGCAATGTGCAAAAATTGGCAGGTAAGTACAGGGTGCTGCAGTTTTCCTAATTCTGATTGCATAAAGTGTAGAAGCCTTTAATTCGTACGTTATAATTATCCTATTGAGAAATTTCAAAATTGTTGGACTGTATGTTTTTATTTTGACTTAAAAGTGGAAGGATGCCTAACCATATTTTGTTATGAACTCACCATAATAATTGTAGTCCAATATGTCTTAGACTTTAGCATGACATTCATTTAGTTTAACACATGCTTTGCATGAACTGCAATGTGATGACAGGATGACAACGGAGATTTTTCATCGGTGAACATGGATACTGCTGTGGCAATACGCACCCTCGAAGCAACTTATAAATCATCAGCAGATGCTGCTGCAGTTGAAACTATGATACTGAGACTCACAGATAAGGTAAATATTTGATATGCAGCTGTTGTTTTCTGCATTATAATTGAAAGTTTCCTGTTTTCCATGTTGTGTTCCATAATTTGGGTGATGTGTAcatattagcatatatatttaGCTTCTGTAATCTTGGTTAACTTCTGATGTGCATATCCTTCTATAGGAAGGTCCGGTACTCAAAAGCAAGGGAAAGGCTGGAGCTGCTACACGGGTAGCAGTTTTAACTTGGAGATCATTATTAATAATGTCAAGGGATTGGAAATACTACTGGCTTCGTCTTATTCTTTATATGATTTTCACACTCTCCGTTGGTACAGTATTTTCTGGCTCGGGGCATTCGTTGTCTTCAGTTGCGGTGAGTTACTTTACATCACCTTTTTTCAATcactaagaaaataaaataaaaatcgatTGCATGCTTCGGTAATTGTTTTCAGTTCTACTTTATGAATACCACTTTCTTAATTGAACGcttcttttaaaattttcactCTTGTATGCAGTCAAGACGAGTTGCAGCagtgtttatttttgtttctgtaCTGTACTAGCAAACACTGCTGGAGCATATGCTATATTCTTAATAATGTTAAACCCTTTATATGCAGACAAAAGTTCCAgcaatatttatatttgtttcattTACCTCACTACATGCATCCACAATATCTGTTTCCTTGTGTGGCATCTGAATCTCTTTTTTCTCCACCTTTTATATGCAGACAAAAGTTGCAgcaatatttgtatttgtttcgTTTACTGCACTACTAAGCATTTCTGGAGTACCTGCAGTAATAAAAGAAATCAAGGTAATCTTGATGGATTCATTTCCTAGATAAGATATTGACTTAAGGTAGTGTGAAAGTTGGCCAAGTTATGATTAATATAGTGGCAAACATTTGTAGATTAATTATATGAATTATGCTAGTATTATGCTTTTTTCCTGAAAGAACCCAAGATTGAGAGATCCAAAATTGATCTCAGTTTAAACTTCGGCAGTTTTATAGACATTCCATTAATTTGCAATGATGATAATGATATCATTATTTCCAGTGGAGTGGCTGGTTGATAGGACATTCTTATAATTACTGTAATTAATTATGTTCATTGCTTTGGGATTCTTATCTTCTAATCAAACTGATTATGGATACTGCAGATATATGCCAGTGAAGGATCGAACCACCATTTGGGGACACTAGTCTTTTTATTTGGACAGCTTCTCTCTAGCATCCCGTTCCTGTTTCTCATCTCCATCCCATCAAGTGTCGTCTTTTATTTCCTCATAGGACTGCGAGATGAGTTCAGCTTGTTGATGTACTTCATGCTGAATTTCTTCATGTGCCTCTTAGTAAATGATGGGATAATGCTGGTGGTGGTTTCTTTATGGCAAGATGTTTTCTGGAGCACCCTCACTCTGATATGCATACAAGTAAGTTCCTCTATCTCAACGAAATAATGTACTTGAAGTTTCCCAAGTTCAGCATTGAGTCATCTGCGAATGAACAAgaacttttacattttttaaagTACATGGCAGACTGGCAGTTGTGTTTTATGGTATTGTGCGATAAAATGTCATGTATCATATCAATGAATGTCCGTGATACAATTATGCTTTTCTGACAATGATTGACAGTGTTATAACATTATAATCAGTTTCCTATCCTTCCCTAATCTTGCACTGAATGCATATGGAATTTCAGGTGGTAATGATGCTATCTGCGGGCTATTTCAGAATTCGAAATGCTTTGCCTGGACCCGTGTGGACATATCCAGTATCCTATATAGCTTTCCATACGTACTCTATACAGGCAAGAGGATTTACTTGATCCTTTGTATTTTTCTTCCTTGTTGCATAACAATGTTGAAAATCAATTGTCAGGCAACCTGGTTTAGCTTCAAATTTCTCGAGTTTGGGaaggataaaaaaaaagcatttcAGAGTGATATTTTGGAACCAGTTggttaattttaataattgtctTTTCTAACTGAAGATTCTAAAACTATTACCTTTCTGTTACAGGGGCTGTTGGAGAATGAGTACATAGGGACATCCTTCGCGGTTGGGCAGGTAAGGACCATATCTGGGTATCAAGCACTTAGTAGCGCATATGACATCTCCCCAGACAACAATGCCAAGTGGGAAAATTTATTGATCTTGTTTCTAATGGCTGTCGGGTATCGTATTCTCGTCCTTGTTTTACTGTACTTTCGCGTAGGGGGAAAAAAGTATATACGTAAGATTTTGAAGTGTAATCAGGATACAAACAATGCAAGATGAATGAAGTTGCAACTTGCCGTAAGTGTTGTATCTCAGCCATCATATTTTTGTAACTTCATGTAGTTCTTGGCATGTGCAATTTTGCTTTTGTAAACCTTTGTCGTCTATGAATGAGAAAATGCATGTTTTAGAGAGCTTTTGCTTATTGTTTTTTTGTTGCCAACTCCTTGTTATTTTGAATTCTTACGGAGCTGAGATCTGCATTTGTACCTGATTTTCATTGCAATCGGAAAAGTTCGGTACCGATGAGTGAGGGGAGAGTAATCTCATTGTTTGCAGACGGGAGTAGTCAAGTTGCCTAGAGTAATGTAGTCTCTCCCATCTGCACTAAAATTTGAATCACTCTTCTCGTAGTTTAAATTAGGTTAAAATAATGCTTGAATCAAAGCAGGAGAGGCAAGTGACATCACTCCACTCCATGGTGATTGTTGGCAACACTTAATGTTACATCCTCTATTCAATCAACTCCGTACGTTACAAAGTCAACTATAAACAATGACACGAATATAAAAGGGCAGCCTCAAGCCAACCAGGCTTCCTGCTTTGCGAAGATCGGAAAGGAACATCTATAGTACATAGTTTTATCCTTGGTTTACAAGGGTCGTGAGAACGTTTATTATGCACAAGTATATACATCAAATATTTATTCAAGAAAATTATGTACCACTTGGAAGGAAAAATATTTCATCTTTTGGGGTCCTCACATCTTGGCCTTTAGATCCTTGATGAAATTGTCCATGTTTTTCTCTGATGATCCGTTGGGTGTCAATGCATCCTCCAATGTGTTCTTAACCTTGACAACTGCTCTCCTATACTCATTCCCTGATTTTCCATCCATCAGACGGTTGATTTTCTCCGACACTTCCTCCTTGCTGACCACCCTCCGATTGCATAAATTGATCCCGACCTTCCAATCGTCAACTATTAATTTTCTGTTAGTGAACTGATCAGTAAGCAAAGGGAAACACAGCAATGGGACACCACACCAAATACTCTCCAATGTTGAGTTCCATCCACAATGTGACAAAAACCCTCCGATGGCCGGGTGGGCCAAGACCGCCTTTTGCGAGCACCACGGTATGACAATGCTCCGATCCTTGACGTCATCTCGAAAGCCCGAGGGTAACGGGTCGGTGTCGTTTGAGCTGACGATATCCGGCCGAAGCACCCAAACAAAGTTCACTTTGCTAAGCTTAAGCCCGTTAGTAATCTCTATAAGGTCTTTTTTCGCAACATGAGCATAGCTACCAAATGAGACATACAAAACCGAGCCATGGGGCTTGGTGTTGAGCCACTGGGTGCAGTCTGACTCGGACCACAGGCTCGTAGCCGCAATGTTCTTGCTGAATGTGGTTGGAAAAATGGGTCCAATGGCATAGAACTTCATCTTGGCTTGCAAGGCTGATATGGTCTCAGATTCAATCTCCTGCACTGTGTTGCACAGATGAAAATGTGCACCTCTGGCGTCCTTGAAGGCATTGAAAATGATTTGGTGGCACACAGATGTTGTATCAGTGTCCTGAAGATATGACATCATGTCTTTGGGATCGATTGCTCGCACTCCTGGTATGTAATCTATGGTGTCCTCTCGCACATCTACATAAAACACGATACCTTCGTTTAGCCCCCAGTGAAAAAGAACTATATATATTGTCCTGACTGTGAATCAAACCGTTGATTAAGTAACTTTATTTTCAAATGCATGATCTAAACTGGGAGTTTAACTGTATAACAtgttatttaaattaaaaagaacAAATGGGTACGATGTACTATTGCCAAACATCTAGCATGTTAGGTTAGGAAGCTACAATGTATGTAACTCTTACACTGAACAAAATTTCACATGATGAATGATATAGAAAGTAGAGGCCAGACGAGTTTGGCAGGTCAGCCATGATAAAGTTTATTTGATTAAAAGAACAAATTGATAATGTGACAACATAACATATATACTTCGTTACCCTATTAATAGCAGTAACTTACCCTGACATGCAAAATGGC encodes the following:
- the LOC126616147 gene encoding ABC transporter G family member 3-like — its product is MEEIQSQSDNYRSSSSSASSPASRVPSSNFFYLRKTGSLRQPISFEDSPEWEDTDIDVRVEEGGDSINIATTPVSASLSKLNSGSLPSPPLPEGANVVRKIAGASLVWKDLTVTIKGKRKYSEKVMKSSNGYALPGTITVIMGPAKSGKSTLLRALAGRLPHSARMYGEVFVNGSKSPMPYGSYGFVEREITLIGSLTVREFLYYSALLQLPGFFCQKKSVVEDAIHAMSLGDCANKLIGGYCNMKGLPNGDRRRVSIARELVMRPHILFIDEPLYHLDSVSALLMMVTLKKLASTGCTVVFTIYQSSTEVFGLFDRICLLSNGNTLFFGETLACLQHFSNAGFPCPIMQSPSDHFLRAINTDFDKIIAMCKNWQDDNGDFSSVNMDTAVAIRTLEATYKSSADAAAVETMILRLTDKEGPVLKSKGKAGAATRVAVLTWRSLLIMSRDWKYYWLRLILYMIFTLSVGTVFSGSGHSLSSVATKVAAIFVFVSFTALLSISGVPAVIKEIKIYASEGSNHHLGTLVFLFGQLLSSIPFLFLISIPSSVVFYFLIGLRDEFSLLMYFMLNFFMCLLVNDGIMLVVVSLWQDVFWSTLTLICIQVVMMLSAGYFRIRNALPGPVWTYPVSYIAFHTYSIQGLLENEYIGTSFAVGQVRTISGYQALSSAYDISPDNNAKWENLLILFLMAVGYRILVLVLLYFRVGGKKYIRKILKCNQDTNNAR
- the LOC126616148 gene encoding UDP-glycosyltransferase 86A1-like codes for the protein MEDQVHTNTNRQKRPHAIFIAYPLQGHVIPSVHLAIKLASHGFKITFINTHFIQHHTSKAQPKSAGNPFAYLHESGLDIDYTTVSDGLPVEFDRSLNHDQFMASLLHVFSAHVEEVVGKAVKSSADTTPVTCIIADTFFVWPSKIARKFGIIYVSFWTEPALVFSLYYHLDLLRMHGHFACQDVREDTIDYIPGVRAIDPKDMMSYLQDTDTTSVCHQIIFNAFKDARGAHFHLCNTVQEIESETISALQAKMKFYAIGPIFPTTFSKNIAATSLWSESDCTQWLNTKPHGSVLYVSFGSYAHVAKKDLIEITNGLKLSKVNFVWVLRPDIVSSNDTDPLPSGFRDDVKDRSIVIPWCSQKAVLAHPAIGGFLSHCGWNSTLESIWCGVPLLCFPLLTDQFTNRKLIVDDWKVGINLCNRRVVSKEEVSEKINRLMDGKSGNEYRRAVVKVKNTLEDALTPNGSSEKNMDNFIKDLKAKM